One genomic segment of Panicum virgatum strain AP13 chromosome 2N, P.virgatum_v5, whole genome shotgun sequence includes these proteins:
- the LOC120660193 gene encoding uncharacterized protein LOC120660193 isoform X1, whose product MAAAGDEPATVEVTLRAVGPSRPTTLRLPPLLSVAELRRRIARDRHLAATEEARLRLVLRGRTLPHQDDAQLNLRDGDTLIVAVAPKPPAKHLRDDDDEEEEEEELKFKIPQTTTWWKRKIFMFLRDKMRLPDIILMVLFSLSMKAWIIIAMWFLFAPIAQKYGLGPLYILGTGFLIILLNLGRRQQGDVSAYSIFNEDFRELPGTLNADRIDRDIRAGQF is encoded by the exons atggctgccgccggcgacgagccggCAACGGTGGAGGTGACGCTGCGAGCCGTCGGCCCGTCCCGCCCCACCACCCTCCGCCTCCCTCCGCTTCTCTCG gtcgccgagctccgccgacgCATCGCGCGCGATCGCCATCTCGCAGCCACAGAAGAGGCCCGCCTCCGCCTGGTCCTGCGGGGGAGGACGCTCCCGCACCAAGACGACGCTCAACTCAACCTCCGCGATGGGG ATACACTAATAGTGGCTGTGGCACCTAAGCCGCCTGCTAAGCATCTCCGTGACgatgacgacgaggaggaggaagaggaagagctg AAGTTCAAAATACCTCAAACAACAACCTGGTGGAAGAGGAAAATCTTCATGTTCCTTCGAGACAAAATGAGGCTTCCTG ATATCATTTTGATGGTGCTGTTTTCGCTCAGTATGAAGGCATGGATTATTATTGCAATGTGGTTCCTATTTGCACCTATAGCTCAAAAATATGGCCTTGGACCTCTATAT ATACTTGGTACTGGTTTCCTGATCATACTTCTTAATCTCGGAAGACGACAACAGGGTGATGTTAG TGCATATTCCATATTCAATGAAGACTTTAGGGAGCTGCCAGGAACACTTAATGCAGATCGCATAGATAGAGACATCCGGGCAGGTCAATTTTGA
- the LOC120660193 gene encoding uncharacterized protein LOC120660193 isoform X2, with protein sequence MAAAGDEPATVEVTLRAVGPSRPTTLRLPPLLSVAELRRRIARDRHLAATEEARLRLVLRGRTLPHQDDAQLNLRDGDTLIVAVAPKPPAKHLRDDDDEEEEEEELKFKIPQTTTWWKRKIFMFLRDKMRLPDIILMVLFSLSMKAWIIIAMWFLFAPIAQKYGLGPLYILGTGFLIILLNLGRRQQGDVRSSTVA encoded by the exons atggctgccgccggcgacgagccggCAACGGTGGAGGTGACGCTGCGAGCCGTCGGCCCGTCCCGCCCCACCACCCTCCGCCTCCCTCCGCTTCTCTCG gtcgccgagctccgccgacgCATCGCGCGCGATCGCCATCTCGCAGCCACAGAAGAGGCCCGCCTCCGCCTGGTCCTGCGGGGGAGGACGCTCCCGCACCAAGACGACGCTCAACTCAACCTCCGCGATGGGG ATACACTAATAGTGGCTGTGGCACCTAAGCCGCCTGCTAAGCATCTCCGTGACgatgacgacgaggaggaggaagaggaagagctg AAGTTCAAAATACCTCAAACAACAACCTGGTGGAAGAGGAAAATCTTCATGTTCCTTCGAGACAAAATGAGGCTTCCTG ATATCATTTTGATGGTGCTGTTTTCGCTCAGTATGAAGGCATGGATTATTATTGCAATGTGGTTCCTATTTGCACCTATAGCTCAAAAATATGGCCTTGGACCTCTATAT ATACTTGGTACTGGTTTCCTGATCATACTTCTTAATCTCGGAAGACGACAACAGGGTGATGTTAG ATCTTCAACAGTAGCCTGA